A window of the Candidatus Manganitrophaceae bacterium genome harbors these coding sequences:
- a CDS encoding glutaredoxin, producing the protein MENLIEEEIKKEIKENKILIYGKGSKMRPMCGFTKETIEFFNRYGYPFELIDVLRNMEKREALSKMTNWPTLPKVFIDGEFYGDTDILDEMVTKGEMEPLLKKAFAPAE; encoded by the coding sequence ATGGAAAATCTGATTGAAGAAGAAATTAAGAAAGAAATCAAAGAAAACAAGATCCTGATATACGGCAAGGGCAGCAAGATGAGGCCGATGTGCGGATTTACAAAGGAAACCATTGAGTTTTTCAACCGCTATGGCTATCCCTTTGAGTTGATTGATGTCTTAAGAAATATGGAAAAGCGGGAAGCCCTTTCCAAGATGACCAATTGGCCGACGCTTCCAAAGGTCTTCATTGATGGCGAATTTTATGGAGATACCGACATCCTTGATGAAATGGTCACGAAGGGAGAGATGGAGCCGCTCCTCAAAAAGGCCTTTGCTCCGGCTGAATAG
- a CDS encoding BolA family transcriptional regulator, translating into MPEADVTLVDKTGMMDHFQVRIVSEAFAGKNLLDRHRLVQQSLDEPMKDGRIHALEIKAHTPDEFASL; encoded by the coding sequence ATGCCGGAAGCCGATGTGACACTGGTTGACAAGACCGGAATGATGGATCACTTTCAGGTTAGAATTGTTTCTGAGGCCTTTGCAGGGAAGAATTTGCTGGATCGTCACAGGCTGGTTCAGCAGTCATTGGATGAGCCGATGAAGGATGGGCGGATTCATGCCCTGGAGATCAAGGCGCATACGCCTGACGAATTTGCGTCCTTGTAA